tatatatatatatatatatatatatatatatttttttttttttttttttttcactgatctatattacaaaaaaaaattaataattataataatatacaaagctgcactgcacatatagtatgcattgtatggaaagatctaaaaagcaaataaactcttctgaagacaatatttcctagaaagatcatcccccagtgtaataatgagcactgctgttgtggttaataatgggttaataatgaagtaaagtacaacaaaccagacaagtgctgcacgggacaaatcaaatgggttcagaaagtcatgttacaagaatgcaagtcattattttagaaaattaattatcattatttgactgtttctcgaGATTGAATCCTCATAAAGTTCATTAAGTTCAcagaaagtttcttatgattatgacttgcaaattgtatatatatttaatggcGTGATCTTCtaacctgcgtccaatcccggctaacttccggaaaggaagagtagccaatagcgttagagataacaagtacaccaagtcccgccccaggactgacaaaaatccGAAATGTTTCGCgagagcagagagaagaaccagcgagcgagcggagagaactgatcacgcgcgcgctgtaggcatgacctcgctcgcgagagcgtacatcgttcacacagatgatgatgtgcgcgcgcgggacttgttttctcgcgctggatcagttgagcgcgcgcgtgaagatcccctgtgcgctcgcgagctgtagttttctcgcgtgtagacctgtaatctgctcacggttcacttctcctcgcgcgcaaacaaCTCCTctgcgctcgattaatattggcattgatttgccgccatactctcccacagccgaatccagctcgtgaccgacccaacaccagaactctcaccagccttcaccatctcactggagcacttgagcacgcaccccaagaagagcactcattcactcactatatcacttgtaaataaagcaccctccggggcattgtttgtaacttaactcaactgtgtttgtgttttccctctgcctcgctatactggacatttccatctcaatcaaaacacttttaatgttgtagagtggagaatcatttacctcagtgtgtccagtttacagtgttgactcttcagtccatcagagagaagcttcactcctgaatcctgcaggtcattgttactcaggtccagctctctcagcacacagtttgaggattgtagagctgaagacaaactctcacacgAATCGGCAGTGAGTTTACATGTCATTagtctgagaaagaagaacacacaTTACTAAAAACACAGCGTTAATGTGATCAGTCTGAtgtaacacaacaaaaaaatcaatcaatcaatcaatcaatcaatcaatcaatcaatcaatcaatcaatcaatcaggtgtttgaactcagacctcagtgtgtccagtttacagtgttgactcttcagtccatcagagagaagcttcactcctgagtcctgcaggtcattgttactcaggtccagctctctcagcacacagtttgaggattgtagagctgaagacaaactctcacagcactgaacagtgagtttacagcgctgtagtctgtgtagaggacaaacagCAACACAATCAGCAGTAGGAAATGAGCAGTGTTGAGTGTTCATGAGTTCAGTCTACAGTGATAAAAGCAACACtggaaataaactatatatatatatactgctcaaacaataaagggaacactaaaataacacatcctagatctgaatgactgaaatattctaattaaatactttgttctttacaCAGTTGAATGTGCAGACAACAAAATCACACAGACATGATCActggaaatcaaatgtattaaccCATGGAGGACTGGATTAGGAGTCACACTCAAAGCTGTAGTGAACTGCAGGAATTGCTGACACACTCCAGACACATGAGGTCCAGCATTGTCTTGTATTAGGAGGAATCCAGGGTCAACCACACCAGCATATGGTCTCACAAGGGTCTGAGGATCTCATCTCAGTACCTAATGGCAGTCAGGCTACCTCATGGTGTTGTACCATGGTGTTGGGCTGCAACCCCCACCTGTGGACATCGGGCCCTCATACCACCCTCATGCCTCAGAACAAgcctgtttatttaaaataaaacatatcttctttttattttttatttattgattgaatcTACATTAAACTAAACCTGTATTTCCCCATTCATATGACTGTACtgaattattgaacagattattaataactaatcagagagcattttactgagctcagtgtaaagtttagtgtttaggcctacagtaaatgtaatattagaggCATGTCTGCGGCGAGACGGCAATACTGTGTCTAAAATTACACTATTTCTctgatcagaaaacaaacacaattatccaAGAGCAACACTGTGTTAGATTTGAGCAAATACACATCAACAAATGTCCTATTCAGCTGCAGGAGCACAGGGATTTACAGGGATTTGAGTTATTTTCCAGGATAAACTGTAAAGCAAATGAAgtagattattaaataagtacaaatgttgtttgtgtgagtaaaaagtcaagaaaagtttgttaaatacatttagaaatgctgaaataaatgagcaaataaggaaacagaacactgccgccgcgtccccatgcagtaatatggtgtatcagcgatctcacagggggacgatatggccagctaaagattttctgttaaagcagggcagtgattcactaaactgatctgagtcttcagtgcagactgatgtgtgtcttctgtgatcaatcaatgaatactcacagagctcttctgcagtttctcacaGCTGCTGTCAGTCTCCGTCTTCCCTCAGCTGATGTGTTGAATTTATTAAAGTCTAACTCATCCAGCGGCTCCTCTGACATCTCAATCATGTAGgagattgttgagcagtgagcaggagagagtttcttctctgagtgtttgtctgatttcacaaagtcctgaatctctctggccagagtctgatctttcacctccagcagacagaggaacagattgatggatctttcagctgAGAGACGTTTATCTGTCTTGATCTGGTATTTAATGTACTGTGTGATTTCTCTGATGCTCTCTGAGCTCTCCTCTGTGTGTGGCAGcagatcctggaagagtctctgattggactccagtgagacgcccagcagaaaccgcaggaacagatccagatgaccattACTACTCCTGACAGCTTTATCTACTGCTGAACTGAGCAGATCATACAGAGACTTCTCAGAGCTGGACTGTAGATATTGATCATCTGAATATTCTAAAATTAACTTCAGcggttctctgttctctgttaaatggcagtaaagcacaaagaaagcagccagaaactcctgaaagctgagatggatgaagctgtagactttcctctgatgaatcacagattcctccttgaagatctcagtgcagatcccagaatacaccgaggcgtcagtgacgtctatgccgctctcaatcaggtcctcctcatagaacatcacattgcccttcatcagctgtctgaaagccacttcagcaagtttgaggatcactcctctgttggactgcaggagtttctctggatctctctcttcatacttctgcttcctcatgttgatctgaatcagcaggaagtggatgtacatctcagtcagagtttgagggatttctgcactcacatcttcttccaggagcttctgaagcacagtggaggagatccagcagaagacgggtatgtggcacatgatctggaggcttcttgctcttctgatgtgggagatgattctgctggcttgatgctcgtcgctgattctcttcctgaaatattcctccttctgaggctcagtgaatccctgaatctctgtcagacgcttgatgtatctggaggggatctgatgggccgctgctggtctggaggtgatccagatgagagcagagggaagcagatctcctttcaggaggctccgcatcaacacagccactgatgaagattcagtcacagcacaaactttctcctcatctgaaaagttgagtgtgattctgctttcatccagaccatcaaagatgaacacaactctacactgctcataaatcttgggctccagatcttcaagttcaggatgaaagtccagcagaagtctgtgaagactgtactgatgatctctgatcaagttcagctctcgaaatggaagcacaaacatgaaatctacatcctgatggtcttttccctcggcccaatccagaatgaacttctgcacagagacggttttcccgattccagcgatgcctttagtgagaacagtcttgatctgggctttctccttcttgatcttctcctcatgtcctgctccagctgaggctttaaagatgtcattgcagtagactggagtgtgttgtgagggttttgttctgcctcttttctccatctgtaaaacctcatgttcttcattcactccttcactctctccttctatgatgtagagctgtgtgtagatgctgttcaggagggtttgagtctctccatggttgattccctcaaataatctctcatacttgttcttcatgctggttttgtgctgctctttgactctctgaagttcatcatgttctggttggagtgaatcctgctgcaggtctccagtctgatcatctccatccacactgcaggaacaacaacaacacaaagagTCAATGAGTGTGAGTGTAAAGATCCTCTAGTGAAGCCATGTGTGTTTTCTCTGAACCAACCGGCTCCAAGCTGGGATTTAACCGGCGACTTTCCGCATGGGAGCCGGTTGCTCTactaaggaggctaaagaccatgacctctagcgtctgtcactagagcacctttagaggtcagaggagtgaggtttacctgcacagcacttactcgctggcctccgttacaataAAGACTGTGTGGTGTGTTTGTCTCACAGAACTTGTTCATTCATCTCGTCTAAAATCTTTCTCTTGATTATCCACACTTTGCTGACTATTGTAAAAGCCTGTAAACTCACTCTACTAACTCTAACAGTTTGAGTATTAATACTTTATTAGTTATTCACTAATGATCAGATGTGAGTGTGTGGAGATTCAGTTTTAAAGTCTCCTGTATTTGTAACACTTGTTAATGTCTGATCTTCTAGAAACACAGGATCATATAAATGCTGCAGTGTGATCATGTGTGTGTAGAGATGATCTACCTGACAGCAGGTTGTGTGTTTTCACTCCTAAATTTTATTGGTGTATGCATAGACGcgtcactcttcatagacacacagctgggctctgcttctgctctcttccTCTTACGTGAGCtaaaacagagaagattaaagttgagcgctgcacacactgcacaaacctgatattaatcattcttcatttataaaaacacttaaattaatTTCCTTTATATTTGAACAGAAACTGTCTGAATGTGGAAAATATCAGCAAACACAGATCAAGGCTCATTTCTAGTAGAGAAAGCCCAACAGAAATGCAGCACTATTAGAGCAGATTAGAGCTGAAACTAATCATCAAATCACTGAATGAAGTCCACAGTGTAGGTGTGGGAGGAGCTTAATCATGCAGGCGTGTCAATCATCATCACATGACTATATAAGCAGCAGTATAAACTGCACTGTGTCAGCTGACTGTTATTCCCGCCTCCAGCAGCTCCCcttatcctcctcctcatcactcAGTCTGCAGAAGGTCACTCATCGGGGGTTTGTCTGCAGAGCTCCAGTCCAGACTTTGAGGACAGCAAGACAAGTTCATTTACCATCATCTATCATGACTGAATGAGCAGGAGAACTCGAGAAATATCAATTCTAGAAACCAAATGTGTTGATCAGCAGCATCTATGAGGCCAACACAACATGATGATGACTGCGCTTCAGTGAAAACAGACTCAGATCAGAGGAATGGCTGATCAGTACAGCACAGAAACAGCAGGGGAAAGTGTGCAGGAAAAGCCCTTTATGGCAGGAGATcgggaacactttagtttagctcACAATTCATACTATTAACTACCGGCTTATTATCTGTGGAATGTGAACATATGAACTGCTCATTAGTAGTCATACAGTATGATCTTATTGTggatccctaaccctacccaaaacctaaacccacctTCTACCTCACTCACTATTAATAAAGCGCTGATTGGTTTGTTAACACCATCAATTGTGGCCTGAAGTGTAAAGCGGAGATCTTCAAGCACTATCCTGCAGAGCTCAGATACAACATCTAACATCTGAAACCCAACAGATCCACAACACTAATGACCTGAttcatttattatgaaaatactCATCAGTTGCAGATATTAAAGAGATGATCTACCTGACAGCAGCTCCTGTGTTTCCACTCTTGAAAAACAATGGGTGATCCATAGACGcgtcactcttcatagacacacagctgggctctgcttctgctctcttctgatgaactgaactaaaacagagaagattaaagTTCAGCGCTGCACACACTGGAGTCAACACAGCAGATTTACTCAACATTTcatcattaaaacactgtttaaacAGCACTTCATGATACTTTTCATGATGATTGTACACAATCTTGCTGACTGTGTGTGTTAAATATTCAGACAGATTAAAAACACAACTAACAGAGAGTAAATATAATAtcctgtagaaaataatcatatgaAATGTCAAGTGTAGGACTAATACCTGCATCCTGTAGACAAATCCAGatcatcatgtgtgtgtgtgtcctccatgatGGATCTGAAGAGTTTGATCTCCAGCAGAAACTGATGAACAATCACAGATCTCCAGTCATTGATCAGCCTTCATAATTCAGCTGAATGCAGGAATAGATCAGCAGCTGAGACACTCAAATCCAGAAGCTCATCACGAGTAAACTAATGAAGAATCACAGCGTCATCCGTTTGATTATAATAAcagcatacacacattcacataaagcTTACAGGTTTAGTCCAGACATTAAAGATTTAAAGCTGTTCTGTGTTGGTAAATGATGAATTCTGGTTGTTTAAAActgcaacacaacaactaaacaCTTTCACTTTCGTTTCTGAAGGGCGGTGTTGTACCGAAAATTGTGATCACTGACCAGGGGGCGCTGTTGCACGAAATATTCGAGGTGGGGAAGACTGCAGACTTGGATCCAGACAGATCTACGGCGCAAGCAGTTTTATGGCCTGGGCAGTTTTACACCCCTGTTGCTCTTGATGCGTCCAGTAGAGGGAGGCAGTACAGTATTATTATAAGTCTCCAGAACTTTATCACACCAACCAAGCGCAAACACGATGAAGAGGTGTGTTAAATACGTGTTTAAAACATTAGCAAACATGaaacttaaacattttttttttattagattaaggTCGATATGAGTGTatgtcaacacaaacaaattggtgTAATATAACAGCAGTGTGTTAGTTTGACAAATGTTAGTTAACTACATGTTCTACctcaacaaaaaaagtaaatgaacaTTAACCTACGTGAGAAAGTGTGTTATGtaggttaattttatttttatttattttttttgtctcagCAAGGGAGTAAGTATTATAtatctaataattaatttaaagatatatattttctcaTAGATTAAACAATACACTTGCGTGGTCTGGGTTGTCAGAAAAAATCTACACTACAACTACACTACGTTATACCTCCAAATTTGATTTTCTTAAATATTGAAATTGATCTaaacagatataaatatatatatatatatatatatatatatatatatatatatatatatatatatatatatatatatatatttttaattgcattgtattcaattacatttaatataatgcaattctttccctgagatgggttgtggcaggaagggcatccactgcgtaaaaacatgctggataagttggcggttcattccactgtggcgcccctagattaataaagggactaagccgaaaagaaaatgaatgaatgaatgaataaattaatgaataatgcaaTCATTTTCTAGTTTAaacaattacaatatatataattaaaatgaacttaacaattaaatcatatatataaatgattaggGAAAATCACAATTACTAATGGTCTACTAATTTttgtacatacagtacattttatatattagcAATGAAGTTTGCATTGCACATGCATTCATATTGTTCATCATTTATACTTTCATAATATTGATTGTAAcaatttgttacaaagaaaataattaaatatgttaaatacgGGAAAGTCAGAATCACAATTTGTAGCTGtaagtaacaaaaaataaataataatgacttGGTCCTTTTGTTATACCTAAGTTATAATTCttaaatcataaatcaaatattaaaaaaaaaaaaaaaaatatatatatatatatatatatatatatatatatatatatatatatatatatatatatatatatgttctgcATAGGTCCAGATAATATATAAAATGGCATGAAATgttttttgcttttcattttctATTCTTTACTGTTTCTGAGgattaagaatgtttagatactCGGTCTGGAAACAAGTCAGAAACTCTTAAGTGAGGAAAGGATTTTTGCAGAGTATTTATACatgactttatttgtttatttttcagtgaGCAAGAATTTGACGCAAGGATTCAGCTTCATTTAAAGAAAACTGGCAATCTCTTGTGATATAGTtgtcaataattttattttttttttttaaataatgttgtctGAGGTTTTGTTTGTCAGGTAGGTAAATGGTCCTTGGAATTGTAGAAAGTAGGGAATTGTTTGTCTAAACGTTGTCTGGTAGTCAATACCACTGCATTCTTATCAAAGCACATCATTACTCCATATCACACTGTATTGTTTGGTTATAATTTTGtcattttcaaaatgcaactttatatataaacaatacaacaaaatcCATATCTCTATATGAAGACGTATAACTAGGCTACAATTAACCGTTACACTATTCAACTATTAGTGTTTgtaatttttctaattaaattaatctaaattaatttgcAATTGGGCTTTTGCATATGTGAAATTATTTGGTGAGTGTATAAATTCTGCATATTATctagtacagtggttctcaaactgtgaaatatgtcatgtacatgctatacacatttcaaaatttatcaaaaatgatgtatataatatgtcatatagcctatatttctgtggtaatctgccacgttttttttttaactttgcagaGTTGCTTTACTGGGCTATTGTaattcaatactgctcattttggtggtacttggagagactattttttatgaggtggtacttgatgaaaaaaagattgagaaccactgatttagtgAGTTTATAACTCTCTTTCTGAAACATTAACTTGGCGTTCAtatttagcctaattaaataaaaaaatttatatatttatgaacaggacatttaataatctgggagCGTTGacttcaaatgttttatttggcCATGTATCTTTCTTTCATCCCCTCGACTGGACGCATTAGGAACAACAGGGGCGAAAGCTGATCCAAGTCTGCAGACGCCCCATATAGGGAATAATTACTCGGGAACGCCCTTGGCCGCTCATGCACGCGACCATGACCGCGCAGACACTGCATCAAGCGATCCGCGTCGAGCGGTGCTGTAAAGCGTGTTTTAAATGCGGGATTCAGCAGACATGATCATATTGAAGATCATAGGAAATATATTGGAGAACTTTGATTCACTGAACAGCGACTCCTGATCACAGATTTCATCTCAACTGCGTCACATCAGGAGTTCAGTAATACACCCGCACAAACACTCTGAACACAGCAGACAGAGACATGCGGGGGCCCAAAGGACATGCGGGGGTTCACATTCAATCACACGACATGCAGGAGGATACATGCGGGACTTTACATGAAGCAGTGTAAACGCAGGACGCGAGACAGACTGTAAACACGACACACACCGCTTCTTCTTCTGCCTGTGTGCTGAGTCAGAGAGCAGAGCTGCACACCGCCACCTGCTGTACTGGAGAGAGAAACATCAGTCCTATTCCAACATCAGAGATATTATGAAGCATATAACTGACAAGCACACAGGATTATATGATAACATAACACATGTAACAGTCATACAAAACTGAGAGATGCAGAACACACATTAAACAAGAGAAAAGAAcatatatgatatatttaaatgattagaCTGTACAGAAAATTTTCTTCATTATTAGAGAGTTTTTTAAAGCTTTCTTGTGTCTTGTAATTGAGgtcaaaaattataaaatatttgtaaatctcTACAGAACAAATTAAATGAGGGAGTAAGAGACTTTGCCTTGTGTCTGTGAAACTTCCCAAGCTAAATGGTCAACTTCAGAGCATTATCGAGCGCATCATAGCCAGTTTTACAACTCAGAAGAAGAATCATGCACTCCTCAAAATTAATTatgctgtaaaataaatcagaaatcaaCCCTGAAACCTGTTTCCAGAAATCCTCAGAGAATGTACAAGTACAGAAGAGCTGTATAAGACTTTCAGGCTCAGTGTTACAGCAAGAGCATTGTGCTGAAATGTctgattaaatgtattaataaatatacagCAGGGGTAACAACTGTCTAATCGTCTGAAATGAACTTCTTTGACCTTATTTGGGAGTAAATGGTATTACTTGTTGACCAAATATCATCTATAGAAGGTCAAGAGAAATATTGTTTTCATTTCAGAATGTCTTTGGGGAAACAGTGACTATTGTGAACGAGACATTTCCTGATGTGAAAGTTTTTACACTTTTGATCTGAGATACTGAGACCACCAAGCACAGTGTTTGAGTTTGCTTTGAGACTGAGTTATAAGTCAGATGAGTTTCATTAAGTAAAGCAGTTTATTAGAGATGCTTTCCACAATCACGTTATAACCATCATGCCAAACACAGTTCCTGAAGAGGAAAGCATTTCCTGATGAGTGTAAATCTCACCACTGCTACTCAGTAAATCTGAAACTCAAATAATCCCCTTGTCAAGCCAATCTGTTTTACATAGACTTTTGTTTTTGTGCAGCACATGCTGGTTATTCCACAGAATGCTGGTGTGTGGAGAAAAGTTCTGTTTAAAGGCAATTGCGAGAGGTCACGAGTTcagatcccggacgagcccccaataaCTGTTACGACCACAGTCACAACATCAAATAAGGGAAAACACAAACGGATCGGTCTAGGGGTTTTATTAACTGAATAACCAAATATAAACAAAGTATGGGGAGAAAACAGAATaaatgaaggctgaaaacaaaaGGAGCACCACTCCACGTCTGGACGACCCAAATCCCCATCACTGAAACACTGCAGCGCGAGCTCTTAAATCACCAACGGTCAATGATCTGCAGGTGCGGAGGAATCAACTTAacatcaaaaacacaaacaacaacaaaacactagAGGGCGACaaagtaacataaataaataagtaataaatacatGGACATGTAACATCCACACTTTTAATGATTGCTCATGAAAGGTTGATCATTTAATGGGATGTTTAGTACATTTGGAGTCACAAGAAAGCAAAAAGTTTAATCCAGCACATTTGTCAAAGAAGAGATCTGTAATATAAAACCAGTGAATGACTTTGGGAAAGGCAGTGCTTCATCCAattcattttacagttttttacaattgctatgacacttttatcaatacatttaacaagtttcctaaactcttaacacagttagcacaacatccgtctttgtgggctatacaattaacacatttcttgttgttttaacacaaaatgcatccagttaacacaaatttaa
The Danio rerio strain Tuebingen ecotype United States chromosome 4, GRCz12tu, whole genome shotgun sequence genome window above contains:
- the LOC110438442 gene encoding uncharacterized protein isoform X4 encodes the protein MEDTHTHDDLDLSTGCSSVHQKRAEAEPSCVSMKSDASMDHPLFFKSGNTGAAVSSRKRKRAEAEPSCVSMKSDASMHTPIKFRSENTQPAVSVDGDDQTGDLQQDSLQPEHDELQRVKEQHKTSMKNKYERLFEGINHGETQTLLNSIYTQLYIIEGESEGVNEEHEVLQMEKRGRTKPSQHTPVYCNDIFKASAGAGHEEKIKKEKAQIKTVLTKGIAGIGKTVSVQKFILDWAEGKDHQDVDFMFVLPFRELNLIRDHQYSLHRLLLDFHPELEDLEPKIYEQCRVVFIFDGLDESRITLNFSDEEKVCAVTESSSVAVLMRSLLKGDLLPSALIWITSRPAAAHQIPSRYIKRLTEIQGFTEPQKEEYFRKRISDEHQASRIISHIRRARSLQIMCHIPVFCWISSTVLQKLLEEDVSAEIPQTLTEMYIHFLLIQINMRKQKYEERDPEKLLQSNRGVILKLAEVAFRQLMKGNVMFYEEDLIESGIDVTDASVYSGICTEIFKEESVIHQRKVYSFIHLSFQEFLAAFFVLYCHLTENREPLKLILEYSDDQYLQSSSEKSLYDLLSSAVDKAVRSSNGHLDLFLRFLLGVSLESNQRLFQDLLPHTEESSESIREITQYIKYQIKTDKRLSAERSINLFLCLLEVKDQTLAREIQDFVKSDKHSEKKLSPAHCSTISYMIEMSEEPLDELDFNKFNTSAEGRRRLTAAVRNCRRALLQRCKLTVQCCESLSSALQSSNCVLRELDLSNNDLQDSGVKLLSDGLKSQHCKLDTLRLMTCKLTADSCESLSSALQSSNCVLRELDLSNNDLQDSGVKLLSDGLKSQHCKLDTLRLVMCKLTVQCCESLSSALQSSNCVLRELDLSNNDLQDSGVKKLSDGLKSQHCKLDTLRLAACNLTVQCCESLSSALQSSNCVLRELDLSNNDLQDSGVKLLSDGLKSQHCKLDTLRLVMCNLTVQCCESLSSALQSSNCVLRELDLSNNDLQDSGVKKLSDGLKSQHCKLDTLRLSGCMVTEEGCGFLSSALTSNPSHLRELDLSYNHPGDSGVKLLSEQLEDPNYTLDKLNLDHGGHTRITAGPRKYVCFLTLDPNTAHTQLILSEENREVKCVRENQPYPDHPHRFDYYQQVLCRESVCGRCYWEIDCSGDDGVWISVSYKSIRRKGAGVECEFGCNAQSWSLICDSSSFTFWHNHTHTDLPVKPLSRRIGVFVDHSAGTLIFYNIYRDTMSLIHSVQTTFTEPLCAGFWLYPGSSVKLS
- the LOC110438442 gene encoding protein NLRC3-like isoform X6 — its product is MEDTHTHDDLDLSTGCSSVHQKRAEAEPSCVSMKSDASMDHPLFFKSGNTGAAVSSRKRKRAEAEPSCVSMKSDASMHTPIKFRSENTQPAVSVDGDDQTGDLQQDSLQPEHDELQRVKEQHKTSMKNKYERLFEGINHGETQTLLNSIYTQLYIIEGESEGVNEEHEVLQMEKRGRTKPSQHTPVYCNDIFKASAGAGHEEKIKKEKAQIKTVLTKGIAGIGKTVSVQKFILDWAEGKDHQDVDFMFVLPFRELNLIRDHQYSLHRLLLDFHPELEDLEPKIYEQCRVVFIFDGLDESRITLNFSDEEKVCAVTESSSVAVLMRSLLKGDLLPSALIWITSRPAAAHQIPSRYIKRLTEIQGFTEPQKEEYFRKRISDEHQASRIISHIRRARSLQIMCHIPVFCWISSTVLQKLLEEDVSAEIPQTLTEMYIHFLLIQINMRKQKYEERDPEKLLQSNRGVILKLAEVAFRQLMKGNVMFYEEDLIESGIDVTDASVYSGICTEIFKEESVIHQRKVYSFIHLSFQEFLAAFFVLYCHLTENREPLKLILEYSDDQYLQSSSEKSLYDLLSSAVDKAVRSSNGHLDLFLRFLLGVSLESNQRLFQDLLPHTEESSESIREITQYIKYQIKTDKRLSAERSINLFLCLLEVKDQTLAREIQDFVKSDKHSEKKLSPAHCSTISYMIEMSEEPLDELDFNKFNTSAEGRRRLTAAVRNCRRAL